One window from the genome of Cricetulus griseus strain 17A/GY chromosome 2, alternate assembly CriGri-PICRH-1.0, whole genome shotgun sequence encodes:
- the LOC100771680 gene encoding LOW QUALITY PROTEIN: olfactory receptor 2A12 (The sequence of the model RefSeq protein was modified relative to this genomic sequence to represent the inferred CDS: deleted 1 base in 1 codon; substituted 1 base at 1 genomic stop codon), translated as MWQETHRXMDSLTACTMWMIPGQNQSWVSEFILLGFSSDPTTNSILFTVFLLIYLSSVMGNGLIIMLICMDTQLHTPMYFFLCILAMLDLCYVTTTMPQMLVHLLAKFQTISFAGCWIQMYVFCSLGITECTFFVVMAYDRYVAICYPLRYTVILNWGLCGRLAAGSCVCGFLSALLHTFFTMSLPYCGPNKVNHYFCEGPSVRSLACMDTHLIEMIDLVLSVFLIVFPISLIVASYIYIAMAILMIKSTQGRCKAFSTCASHLTVVTFFYVPASYIYMKPKSSYSPERDKQITLFYNVFTALFNPVVYSLRNKDIKRAFLKVMGHGRID; from the exons ATGTGGCAGGAGACACATAGATGAATG GATTCTCTTACAGCCTGCACCATGTGGATGATTCCAGGACAGAACCAAAGCTGGGTTTCTGAGTTTATCCTGCTTGGCTTCTCCAGTGACCCCACAACCAACAGCATCCTCTTCACTGTGTTCCTTCTCATCTACCTGAGCTCAGTCATGGGCAATGGGCTCATCATCATGCTGATCTGCATGGACACACAGCTGCACAcgcccatgtacttcttcctctgtATACTCGCCATGTTGGATCTGTGCTATGTCACCACCACCATGCCCCAGATGTTGGTGCATCTTCTTGCTAAATTTCAGACCATCTCCTTTGCTGGCTGCTGGATTCAGATGTATGTGTTTTGTTCCCTGGGTATAACTGAGTGCACCTTCTTTGTTGTCATGGCTTATGATAGATATGTGGCCATTTGCTATCCACTTCGTTATACTGTCATCCTTAACTGGGGACTGTGTGGGAGGTTGGCAGCTGGATCTTGTGTCTGTggtttcctctctgctttgttACATACTTTCTTCACCATGAGTCTGCCATATTGTGGGCCCAACAAGGTCAACCACTACTTCTGTGAAGGCCCTTCAGTGCGTAGCCTGGCTTGCATGGATACTCACCTCATTGAGATGATAGACCTGGTCTTGAGtgtttttttgattgtttttcccatttctctcATTGTGGCCTCTTACATTTATATTGCCATGGCAATTCTCATGATCAAGTCCACACAGGGTCGCTGCAAGGCTTTCTCTACCTGTGCCTCCCACCTGACTGTGGTCACATTCTTCTATGTTCCAGCCTCTTACATCTACATGAAACCCAAATCCAGCTACTCCCCTGAGAGAGACAAGCAGATCACACTCTTTTACAATGTCTTTACAGCCTTATTCAACCCCGTGGTCTACAGTCTGAGGAACAAAGATATCAAGAGAGCATTCCTCAAGGTGATGGGGCATGGTAGGATAGACTAG